A window of the Yersinia rochesterensis genome harbors these coding sequences:
- a CDS encoding A24 family peptidase, with protein sequence MDILQIPLVTLLALQLLLICYSDIRHRTISNKLVITVAINSLALSYISYNRVDFIIPLLTLFIGYIIFHFKLIGGGDVKLITVLLFSLNTEQSINFILYTAIMGGVVMIIGMLVNRTDIQQRGVPYAVAISSGFLLSFLS encoded by the coding sequence TTGGATATATTACAAATACCATTAGTCACATTGTTAGCATTACAATTATTGCTAATCTGCTATAGCGATATTCGTCATCGCACGATTAGCAACAAGCTTGTAATTACTGTGGCAATTAACTCACTGGCTTTGAGTTATATCTCATACAATAGGGTAGATTTTATCATACCTTTATTAACATTATTTATAGGCTATATAATTTTTCATTTTAAACTTATCGGTGGCGGCGATGTAAAATTAATAACTGTATTACTGTTTTCGCTGAATACAGAACAATCTATCAATTTCATTCTCTACACTGCGATTATGGGCGGAGTCGTCATGATAATAGGTATGTTAGTCAATCGTACTGATATTCAACAGAGAGGTGTACCTTACGCTGTTGCAATTTCTAGTGGCTTCTTATTATCTTTTCTATCCTGA
- a CDS encoding copper-binding protein: protein MSSLFNAVSATISALFFAVTLFSAPLFAATPSMADNMPMSHNHGAMMAENTATDTNSYHSSGQIKTWNANSVSIAHSAIPALNWPPMTMTFDLPNNLVAAPLPVGTQVAFSFHQTEQGYQLTAISAQQP from the coding sequence ATGAGTTCCTTATTCAACGCTGTATCTGCCACTATTAGTGCATTATTTTTTGCTGTTACTCTATTCTCTGCGCCCCTGTTTGCCGCCACTCCGTCGATGGCCGACAACATGCCGATGTCCCATAATCATGGGGCCATGATGGCTGAAAACACCGCCACAGACACCAATAGCTACCACTCTAGCGGGCAAATAAAAACCTGGAATGCCAATAGTGTTTCCATCGCCCACAGTGCCATTCCGGCCCTAAACTGGCCGCCGATGACCATGACATTCGATCTGCCGAATAACTTGGTTGCCGCCCCGCTCCCGGTCGGCACGCAAGTCGCATTCAGCTTCCACCAGACTGAACAGGGCTATCAGCTCACCGCCATTTCAGCGCAACAACCGTAA
- the alkB gene encoding DNA oxidative demethylase AlkB gives MTMDLFSQLPNEPWVEELAPGALVLHHFVSEQAPSLLAEVAAITTVAPLRHLITPGGYRMSVAMSNCGSVGWVSDTRGYRYSPVDPLTEIRWPAMPESFMALAVAAARQAGFLHFQPNACLINRYDVGAKLSLHQDKDELDLRQPIVSVSLGLPAIFLFGGASREAKCQKVLLSEGDVVVWGGPSRLNYHGVLPVKAGFSPSVGAYRINLTFRCTGRSEKL, from the coding sequence ATGACTATGGATCTATTTTCTCAATTACCCAATGAGCCTTGGGTTGAAGAATTAGCCCCTGGCGCGTTGGTTCTGCATCATTTTGTATCAGAACAGGCCCCGTCATTATTAGCAGAAGTTGCCGCCATTACCACTGTTGCTCCCTTGCGGCATTTGATTACCCCAGGCGGTTACCGGATGTCAGTGGCTATGAGTAATTGCGGTTCAGTGGGGTGGGTCAGTGATACTCGAGGTTATCGCTACAGCCCAGTTGACCCGCTAACAGAAATACGCTGGCCCGCGATGCCCGAAAGTTTTATGGCGCTGGCGGTTGCTGCTGCACGGCAAGCCGGTTTTCTGCATTTTCAACCAAATGCTTGCTTGATAAACCGCTATGATGTGGGAGCCAAATTATCTTTGCATCAAGATAAAGATGAGTTGGATTTACGCCAGCCGATTGTTTCAGTATCACTGGGGTTGCCCGCCATATTCCTATTTGGTGGAGCATCCCGTGAAGCTAAATGCCAGAAAGTCTTATTGAGCGAAGGTGATGTGGTGGTGTGGGGCGGGCCATCTCGTTTGAATTATCACGGTGTATTGCCAGTTAAAGCTGGGTTTTCTCCCAGTGTAGGGGCATATCGGATTAATTTGACCTTCCGGTGTACTGGGCGCTCTGAGAAGTTATGA
- a CDS encoding TonB-dependent siderophore receptor, whose product MFDISGKKMPGKLLFRASYASKTLLTSALILIPALQAFAATTAKEATATKEDKLVVVAKAGSGQQDDGFVAKNSSTGTKTDTPLIRTPQSISVITSQQMQEQGATSVAQALRYTAGVVPEYRGGSNMNDEVIIRGFGYAPRFLDGLSYNSLGGARRGGQIDPWLLERVEVVRGPASVLYGQVNPGGLINMVSKRPTAESIHKVQVGAGNNSRAEAAFDFGGVLDDEGKVLYRLNGIGRTQDDAVNTYKQERFAIAPAITFIPNEDTTFTLLTSYQKEPKAGSRNFLPAIGTVFGTPYGKIPYDFNVSDPSFDQSEREQTSVGYALEHYINDTFKFRQNLRYSYNKQDYKYLVFMDLLADKRTMTRRPQIERQNTGEFSVDNQLQADFWTGQLNHTVLTGLDYKRTRIDSRFYMGKVLPAYNLDWVSPAYGLNIKDSDLSLNSSDLTKLDQVGIYLQDQIELDKWNFLLSGRYDWSQLKTMNRKSVTQDQQDDKAFTGRGGVLYAFDSGISPYISYSTSFEPSTAKGAPGTGALDPVTARQVELGIKYQPPGSSTLLTTALYDLRQKNISQYDSVLAYSVPIGEVQSQGIETQLNSEINDNINLIAAYTYTKGKVRETKNAAELGKMPSRTPNHSASLWGMYSFDKGVVDGLSTGVGVRYIGTSWGDGKNSFKVPAVTLYDWMMRYELGQAMPAMKGTSLQVNVNNIFNKEYVASCAQMAACFYGSGRVATATVSYSW is encoded by the coding sequence ATGTTTGATATTTCAGGCAAGAAGATGCCAGGGAAATTGCTATTCCGGGCAAGCTACGCATCAAAAACCTTATTAACCTCTGCACTTATATTAATACCGGCTCTACAGGCTTTCGCGGCAACCACCGCGAAAGAAGCAACGGCGACAAAAGAAGATAAATTAGTGGTGGTTGCCAAAGCAGGTAGCGGGCAACAAGATGATGGTTTCGTTGCTAAAAATAGTTCAACCGGCACTAAAACCGATACCCCGCTTATCCGTACTCCACAATCCATTTCCGTGATTACCAGCCAGCAAATGCAGGAGCAAGGTGCAACTTCCGTGGCACAAGCATTGCGTTATACCGCCGGTGTCGTACCGGAATATCGCGGTGGTTCCAATATGAATGATGAAGTTATCATTCGTGGCTTCGGCTACGCACCGCGTTTTCTGGATGGATTAAGCTACAACTCTCTGGGTGGCGCACGGCGCGGCGGCCAGATTGACCCATGGTTATTGGAGCGAGTTGAAGTGGTTCGTGGCCCGGCCTCAGTGCTGTATGGCCAAGTCAACCCAGGCGGCCTGATCAATATGGTCAGCAAACGCCCGACAGCCGAAAGTATTCATAAAGTGCAGGTCGGGGCTGGTAATAATAGCCGGGCAGAAGCCGCCTTTGATTTTGGCGGTGTGTTAGATGATGAGGGTAAAGTTCTCTATCGCCTTAATGGGATTGGCAGGACACAGGATGATGCAGTTAATACCTATAAGCAGGAGCGTTTTGCTATCGCCCCAGCAATAACTTTCATCCCGAACGAAGACACCACTTTTACCTTGCTGACCAGCTATCAGAAAGAACCTAAGGCCGGCTCGCGTAACTTCTTACCGGCAATTGGCACGGTGTTTGGTACCCCCTACGGCAAAATACCTTACGATTTTAACGTCAGTGACCCGTCATTTGATCAATCTGAACGCGAGCAAACTTCCGTCGGATATGCCCTTGAACATTACATCAATGACACCTTTAAATTCCGCCAAAATCTGCGTTACAGCTACAACAAGCAAGATTACAAATATCTGGTCTTTATGGATTTACTGGCTGATAAGCGCACCATGACCCGCCGTCCGCAAATCGAACGGCAGAACACCGGTGAGTTTTCGGTCGACAACCAGTTACAAGCCGATTTCTGGACGGGACAGTTAAATCACACGGTGCTGACGGGGTTAGATTATAAACGCACCCGTATTGATAGCCGGTTCTATATGGGTAAAGTGCTGCCAGCATACAATTTGGATTGGGTATCACCAGCTTATGGCCTGAATATTAAGGACAGTGACCTGTCGCTCAATAGCAGTGATTTAACCAAACTTGATCAGGTCGGGATCTATTTACAAGACCAAATTGAGTTAGATAAGTGGAATTTCCTGCTGTCGGGGCGCTATGACTGGTCACAGTTAAAAACCATGAACCGTAAAAGCGTCACGCAAGATCAACAAGACGATAAAGCATTTACTGGCCGTGGCGGTGTGTTGTATGCCTTTGATTCGGGTATCTCGCCCTATATCAGCTACAGCACCTCATTTGAACCTAGCACTGCCAAAGGCGCTCCTGGTACGGGTGCACTAGACCCCGTAACAGCACGTCAGGTCGAGTTAGGCATTAAATACCAGCCTCCGGGCAGTAGTACCCTACTGACCACCGCACTGTATGATTTACGTCAGAAAAATATCAGCCAATACGACTCAGTGCTGGCCTACAGTGTTCCCATTGGTGAAGTTCAGTCTCAGGGGATAGAAACACAATTAAACAGTGAAATTAACGACAATATCAACCTGATCGCCGCTTATACCTACACGAAAGGCAAAGTGCGTGAAACCAAAAATGCCGCTGAACTAGGCAAAATGCCATCACGAACACCTAATCATTCGGCCTCATTATGGGGAATGTATAGCTTTGATAAAGGTGTGGTGGACGGCTTGTCTACTGGCGTCGGTGTGCGGTATATCGGCACCAGTTGGGGCGATGGAAAAAACAGCTTTAAAGTCCCGGCGGTAACACTATATGACTGGATGATGCGCTATGAACTGGGGCAAGCAATGCCCGCGATGAAAGGCACCAGTTTGCAGGTTAACGTCAACAACATATTCAACAAAGAATATGTGGCCAGTTGCGCACAAATGGCGGCCTGTTTCTATGGCAGTGGTCGTGTCGCTACCGCAACCGTCAGTTATTCTTGGTAA
- a CDS encoding TolC family protein gives MNHSNHPRQGRPTAALRIGLTRLLLAAAFGLPAMGYAADITLEQALVSAEHYSAELSANQHQVNALENMASSATQLPDPKLKFGIENLPVGGNNGRRFTREGMTMQRIGIMQDYVSSDKRQRKADTLSAEARKTAAGSETILTRLQRETAQAWLDLALTEQAVTDARILVQESEKQIALQRAGVASGGALPSSVLDARLTLSAMQDRLTTAQRDVALAQTQLTQLTGIEVQHVSGTLPKFSRLPADITVLRDAIQQHPEILLASREAEVAKARSAQSAIAATPDVGIEVYYAKRAEEYEDMAGVMVTVDLPLFRSQRQDKDYAADVSRSMEANDQLTLLTRDHRAQLDTLLAQYRATQELWQRQTDEVLPLQKQRVNLIMAQYQANKSDLSSVLEARRALLDSQLNASNAARELARTWAAIRYLTPQESAR, from the coding sequence ATGAATCACTCTAATCACCCTCGACAGGGGCGGCCCACCGCTGCCTTGCGGATAGGATTGACCCGCTTGTTGCTCGCCGCCGCATTCGGTTTACCTGCCATGGGCTATGCGGCAGACATCACTCTGGAACAAGCGCTGGTTTCTGCTGAGCACTACTCAGCCGAGCTATCGGCCAATCAACATCAGGTTAATGCACTAGAAAACATGGCCAGTTCCGCCACCCAACTGCCTGATCCCAAATTGAAATTCGGCATTGAAAACCTGCCGGTGGGGGGCAACAATGGCCGCCGCTTTACCCGCGAGGGCATGACCATGCAGCGGATTGGTATCATGCAGGATTATGTCAGCAGCGATAAACGACAAAGAAAGGCCGATACTCTCAGCGCCGAAGCCCGTAAAACCGCGGCGGGCAGCGAAACCATTCTCACTCGGTTACAAAGGGAAACCGCACAAGCCTGGCTGGATTTGGCACTCACTGAGCAAGCGGTGACGGATGCCAGGATTTTAGTGCAGGAGAGTGAAAAACAGATAGCGCTGCAACGGGCGGGAGTCGCCAGTGGTGGCGCGTTACCCAGCAGTGTGTTGGATGCGCGCCTAACCCTATCCGCCATGCAAGACAGATTAACCACCGCACAGCGCGATGTGGCTTTGGCGCAAACCCAGCTCACCCAATTGACCGGTATTGAGGTTCAGCACGTCAGTGGCACATTGCCCAAATTCTCCCGCCTGCCAGCGGATATCACCGTATTGCGCGATGCTATCCAGCAGCATCCAGAAATATTGCTCGCCAGCCGCGAAGCGGAAGTCGCCAAAGCGCGTTCAGCACAATCCGCCATTGCGGCCACTCCCGATGTCGGTATTGAAGTTTATTACGCCAAACGCGCCGAAGAATATGAGGATATGGCGGGTGTCATGGTCACTGTCGATTTGCCGCTGTTCCGCTCACAACGTCAGGATAAAGACTATGCCGCCGACGTCTCGCGATCCATGGAAGCTAACGACCAACTCACATTGTTGACCCGTGACCATCGGGCGCAACTCGACACTTTATTAGCGCAATATCGAGCTACCCAAGAGTTATGGCAGCGGCAAACTGACGAGGTTTTACCGCTGCAAAAACAGCGAGTTAACTTGATAATGGCGCAGTATCAGGCCAATAAAAGCGATTTAAGCAGCGTGTTGGAGGCCCGCCGCGCCTTACTCGACAGCCAGCTCAATGCCAGCAATGCCGCCAGAGAATTAGCCCGCACCTGGGCCGCCATCCGTTATCTGACCCCGCAGGAGAGCGCACGATGA
- a CDS encoding efflux RND transporter permease subunit: protein MIAAIIRWSLRNRLLVLLGAVMMAAWGVWSLQQTPLDALPDLSDTQVIIRVSYPGKAPQVVEDQVTYPLTTTMLSVPGAKTVRGFSMFGDAYVYVLFDDGTDPYWARSRVLEYLSQVQSTLPAEAKAALGPDATGVGWIYEYALIDRTGKHSLADLRALQDWTLKFELKTVPNVSEVASVGGMVRQYQVVLDPEKMRALNLSHQQIASAIADSNQEGGGSVLEMGAAEYMVRASGYLKTLDDFRNIVITVREGIPILLSDVATVRIGPEMRRGVAELNGEGEVAGGIIVMRYGKNALETINGVKEKLQQIQRSLPAGVEIVPVYDRSHLITQAIDSLSFKLLEEFLVVAVICSLFLFHFRSALVAIITLPLGILGAFIVMHYQGVNANIMSLGGIAIAIGAMVDAAIVMIENMHKVLEQWRRDHPGQTPVSQDYWRISEQAAIEVGPALFCSLLIITLSFIPVFTLQAQEGRMFSPLAFTKTYAMAVSAGLAITLVPVLMGYFIRGKIPDENANPINRWLIALYHPVLTAVLARPKTTLAIAGMLLLATLYPLSRLGSEFMPALDEGDLLYMPSTLPGISVREASHLLQQTDRLIKTVPEVDTVFGKAGRAETATDPAPLTMIETTIRFKPKEEWRPGMTMDKLIEELDATVNVPGIANLWVPPIRNRLDMLSTGIKSPVGIKVNGKNVQQIEQVAQQIEQVVRKVPGVTSALSERLAGGRYVDIDIDRKRAARYGVSVKELQSLVETVIGGQNIGETIEGRERYPINLRYPREIRDSLQKLRDLPVVTASGGQVALSELADIKVTEGPPMLKSENARLSDWVYVDLRGRDLKSAVTDMQQAVAEQVKLPEGVSLSWSGQFEYLERATAKLKIVLPVTLMIIFVLLYVTFSSVRDAALIMATLPFALIGGVWLLYGLGYNFSVAAAVGFIALAGVAAEFGVIMVLYLNQAVKKHQRPGIAMTVSEMSAAIHEGAVLRVRPKAMTVATIMAGLLPIMWGGGTGSEVMQRIAAPMIGGMVSAPLLSMLVIPAVYMLLHKKESKQQ from the coding sequence ATGATTGCCGCCATTATCCGTTGGTCGTTGCGTAATCGGCTGTTGGTGCTGCTAGGCGCGGTGATGATGGCGGCCTGGGGAGTTTGGTCACTGCAACAAACCCCGCTGGACGCACTACCGGATCTGTCGGACACGCAAGTGATCATTCGTGTCAGTTACCCCGGCAAAGCCCCGCAAGTGGTGGAGGATCAAGTCACTTACCCGCTCACCACCACCATGCTGTCGGTGCCCGGCGCTAAAACTGTGCGCGGCTTTTCTATGTTTGGCGATGCTTACGTTTATGTATTGTTTGATGACGGCACCGATCCTTACTGGGCGCGCTCAAGGGTGCTGGAGTACCTCAGCCAGGTGCAATCCACCCTACCAGCCGAGGCCAAAGCGGCACTGGGGCCGGATGCCACCGGCGTCGGCTGGATTTATGAATATGCATTAATTGATAGAACCGGCAAACACAGTCTGGCCGATTTGCGTGCTTTACAGGATTGGACACTGAAGTTTGAACTGAAAACCGTGCCCAATGTTTCGGAAGTCGCCAGTGTCGGCGGTATGGTGCGCCAATATCAAGTGGTTCTTGACCCGGAAAAAATGCGGGCGCTGAATCTCTCTCATCAACAAATTGCCAGCGCCATTGCCGACAGTAATCAGGAGGGCGGCGGTTCCGTGCTGGAAATGGGGGCCGCGGAATATATGGTGCGCGCCAGCGGTTACCTGAAAACGCTGGATGATTTCAGGAATATCGTGATAACCGTCCGTGAGGGTATTCCGATTTTACTGTCCGATGTTGCCACCGTGCGCATTGGGCCAGAAATGCGGCGCGGTGTAGCTGAACTGAACGGCGAAGGCGAAGTCGCTGGCGGCATCATCGTGATGCGCTACGGCAAAAATGCGCTGGAAACCATCAATGGCGTGAAAGAGAAGCTCCAACAGATTCAGCGCAGTTTGCCCGCTGGAGTAGAAATTGTGCCGGTTTATGACCGCTCGCACCTGATTACTCAGGCCATCGACAGCTTGTCATTTAAGTTGCTGGAAGAGTTTCTAGTGGTCGCGGTTATCTGCTCGCTGTTTCTATTCCACTTCCGCTCGGCACTGGTGGCTATTATCACCCTGCCGCTGGGGATCCTCGGTGCATTTATTGTTATGCACTATCAAGGGGTTAATGCCAATATCATGTCATTGGGCGGCATCGCCATCGCCATTGGTGCCATGGTGGATGCGGCGATCGTCATGATCGAAAATATGCACAAAGTATTGGAACAATGGCGGCGGGATCACCCCGGCCAAACGCCGGTTAGTCAGGATTACTGGCGTATTTCAGAACAAGCGGCCATTGAAGTCGGCCCAGCGCTATTTTGCAGCTTATTAATTATCACTTTGTCATTTATTCCAGTATTTACCTTACAGGCGCAAGAGGGCCGGATGTTTTCCCCTCTGGCCTTTACCAAAACCTATGCCATGGCGGTTTCTGCTGGCTTAGCCATCACTTTAGTGCCGGTATTAATGGGCTATTTTATTCGCGGAAAAATTCCTGACGAAAATGCCAACCCCATTAACCGCTGGCTAATAGCCCTTTATCATCCAGTATTAACCGCCGTCCTGGCGCGGCCAAAAACCACATTGGCCATTGCGGGCATGCTCTTGCTGGCAACGCTATATCCACTCAGCCGCTTAGGCAGCGAGTTTATGCCCGCGTTGGATGAGGGCGATTTACTGTATATGCCTTCGACCCTGCCGGGGATTTCGGTGCGCGAAGCCAGCCATTTACTGCAACAAACGGATCGCCTGATCAAAACGGTGCCAGAAGTGGATACCGTCTTTGGTAAAGCTGGGCGGGCAGAAACAGCCACCGATCCCGCGCCGCTCACCATGATCGAAACCACCATTCGCTTTAAACCCAAAGAAGAATGGCGGCCCGGCATGACCATGGACAAATTAATCGAGGAGCTGGACGCCACTGTTAACGTCCCCGGCATTGCTAATCTGTGGGTGCCGCCGATCCGCAATCGGCTGGACATGCTGTCTACCGGGATCAAAAGCCCGGTGGGGATCAAAGTAAACGGTAAGAATGTGCAACAAATTGAGCAAGTTGCACAGCAAATTGAGCAGGTAGTGCGCAAAGTGCCGGGCGTAACCTCGGCGTTGTCCGAACGGCTGGCCGGTGGCCGCTATGTGGATATCGATATCGACCGCAAGCGGGCAGCCCGCTATGGTGTTTCAGTCAAAGAACTGCAATCGCTGGTAGAAACCGTGATCGGCGGGCAAAACATTGGCGAAACTATTGAAGGCCGTGAACGCTATCCAATCAATCTGCGTTATCCACGGGAAATCCGCGATTCGCTGCAAAAATTGCGTGATTTACCGGTCGTCACTGCCAGCGGTGGGCAAGTGGCATTATCCGAACTGGCGGATATCAAAGTGACAGAAGGCCCGCCGATGCTGAAAAGTGAAAATGCGCGCTTATCCGACTGGGTTTATGTCGATTTACGTGGGCGAGATTTGAAATCAGCGGTCACGGATATGCAACAGGCCGTCGCTGAGCAAGTCAAACTGCCGGAGGGGGTCTCTCTCAGTTGGTCGGGGCAATTTGAATATCTGGAGCGGGCAACCGCGAAACTGAAAATTGTTCTGCCAGTCACTCTCATGATCATTTTCGTGCTGCTGTATGTCACTTTCAGCAGTGTCAGGGATGCCGCCTTAATTATGGCAACGCTGCCTTTCGCACTGATTGGCGGGGTCTGGTTGCTCTATGGGCTGGGCTATAACTTTTCCGTTGCCGCCGCCGTCGGCTTTATCGCGCTGGCGGGCGTTGCTGCCGAGTTCGGCGTGATCATGGTTTTGTATCTGAATCAGGCGGTGAAAAAACATCAACGACCCGGTATTGCCATGACGGTCAGTGAGATGAGTGCGGCCATTCACGAAGGTGCAGTATTGCGAGTACGGCCAAAGGCGATGACGGTTGCGACCATTATGGCCGGTTTGCTGCCCATTATGTGGGGAGGTGGCACCGGTTCGGAAGTTATGCAGCGAATTGCCGCCCCGATGATCGGTGGGATGGTGAGTGCGCCATTACTTTCGATGCTAGTTATTCCGGCGGTGTATATGCTGCTACATAAAAAAGAGAGCAAACAGCAGTAA
- a CDS encoding winged helix-turn-helix domain-containing protein, whose protein sequence is METNEIVFKLEGTVLFSPAQRCLNGPGGSVVMLTENNLRFLHLLLNGVTEKEQIINQVWKEQRGAVSESSYYGQLYMLRKAFLQVGLKESLIHTIPRKGVRYTGSVSQVTVGKYSDEQQHNDDLQQITAPPDTSLVAAISLPAESIAPQIPLAQGKQSFLQSNGWKKLISLLAFFSFCWLSFLSVLILIILFSGDKPNP, encoded by the coding sequence ATGGAGACAAATGAGATTGTGTTTAAATTAGAAGGAACAGTGCTATTTTCTCCCGCACAACGCTGTTTAAATGGCCCTGGTGGTTCAGTGGTAATGCTAACTGAAAATAATTTAAGATTTTTGCATCTGTTACTTAACGGAGTCACTGAAAAAGAACAGATTATCAACCAAGTATGGAAAGAACAGCGCGGGGCTGTCAGTGAAAGCAGTTATTACGGACAACTCTATATGCTGCGTAAGGCATTTCTTCAGGTAGGGCTGAAAGAATCTCTTATTCATACTATTCCCCGAAAAGGCGTCCGTTATACTGGCTCAGTAAGCCAAGTGACAGTTGGCAAATATTCTGACGAACAGCAACATAATGACGATCTTCAGCAGATAACAGCACCCCCTGATACTTCCCTGGTAGCCGCTATCTCTTTACCGGCAGAGAGTATCGCACCACAGATTCCTCTAGCACAGGGCAAACAAAGTTTTTTGCAAAGCAATGGCTGGAAAAAATTGATATCTTTACTCGCTTTTTTCTCTTTCTGCTGGCTTTCATTTCTCTCAGTCTTAATCCTTATTATCTTATTCAGTGGGGATAAGCCAAATCCTTAA
- a CDS encoding efflux RND transporter periplasmic adaptor subunit: protein MKKLFSLTLVAVAVISGLGGYLLGKPASDSTPTAAAHSDVTAESSRKVLYWYDPMSPGQRFDKPGKSPFMDMELVPRYAGETVEDGGVTISARQQQNLGVRTAAAEMRALNHRLTGYGTVATDERSVQVIAARANGIIEQLYVRANQQPVTKNQPLAQLWIPDWSAAQQEYLAIRQLGDSALTAAARQRLQLQFMPEEVIRSVEKSGQPQTRVTLRSPANGYVNKLDIRAGSQVAATQSLFELASLDQVWILVDYPQSQASLVTIGSEIAATTASWPGETFHGKVSELLPNMDLATRTLKARITVENPQQKLKPGMYLNVQSAQTAALEPVLAIPQEALLMTGNRNTVLLAQGNGHFKPVEVSAGHTQDGWVEIKSGLSNGQQVVTSGQFLIDSEASLQSALPQMADIPETQAPAVENTAQAPADIYSVRGEVNAINGATITLSHGPIAALKWGAMTMDFLLPPGKLSPDIRVGSEVNFTFTLNEQGAQIRQIQPAKANNSNKNMDIHGSHL, encoded by the coding sequence ATGAAAAAGCTATTTAGCCTGACTTTAGTGGCCGTCGCCGTCATCAGCGGCCTCGGCGGTTATCTGCTCGGAAAACCGGCATCAGATTCTACGCCAACCGCCGCCGCACACTCTGACGTCACTGCCGAAAGCAGCCGCAAAGTGCTTTATTGGTATGACCCAATGTCCCCCGGACAACGCTTCGACAAACCGGGAAAATCACCCTTTATGGATATGGAACTGGTGCCGCGCTATGCCGGTGAAACCGTAGAAGATGGCGGCGTGACAATCAGCGCCCGCCAACAGCAAAATCTGGGGGTGCGCACCGCGGCGGCAGAAATGCGCGCACTCAACCATCGCCTTACTGGCTACGGCACCGTGGCGACAGACGAACGCAGTGTGCAAGTCATTGCGGCGCGGGCCAATGGCATCATCGAGCAATTATATGTGCGCGCCAATCAGCAGCCGGTCACGAAAAATCAACCATTGGCACAGTTATGGATCCCCGATTGGAGTGCCGCCCAGCAAGAGTATCTGGCTATTCGCCAATTGGGTGACAGCGCATTGACCGCCGCCGCCCGTCAGCGGTTACAACTGCAATTCATGCCAGAAGAGGTCATTCGCAGTGTAGAAAAAAGTGGCCAGCCACAAACCCGGGTGACGCTGCGATCCCCGGCCAATGGCTATGTTAATAAACTGGATATCCGCGCCGGTTCGCAAGTGGCGGCGACCCAATCACTGTTCGAATTAGCCAGCCTCGATCAGGTGTGGATCCTGGTGGATTACCCGCAATCACAAGCCAGTTTAGTCACGATCGGTAGTGAAATTGCCGCTACCACTGCCAGTTGGCCGGGTGAAACCTTCCACGGCAAAGTCAGCGAGTTATTGCCCAATATGGATCTCGCGACCCGCACCTTAAAAGCACGCATCACCGTGGAAAACCCGCAACAAAAGCTCAAACCGGGGATGTATCTGAATGTGCAATCGGCACAAACCGCCGCGCTTGAGCCGGTGCTGGCTATTCCACAAGAAGCTTTACTGATGACGGGCAACCGCAACACCGTGTTGCTGGCGCAAGGAAATGGCCACTTTAAACCGGTTGAAGTCAGTGCCGGGCACACTCAGGACGGTTGGGTAGAAATCAAATCCGGGCTGAGCAATGGCCAGCAAGTCGTGACGTCGGGCCAATTCCTAATTGATTCAGAAGCCAGCTTGCAAAGTGCCCTGCCGCAGATGGCTGATATCCCAGAAACGCAAGCGCCCGCGGTGGAAAACACCGCGCAAGCGCCAGCCGATATCTACTCAGTTCGGGGGGAAGTTAACGCCATTAATGGCGCAACAATCACCTTATCTCACGGCCCGATAGCCGCCTTGAAATGGGGCGCGATGACCATGGATTTCCTGCTGCCACCGGGCAAGTTATCACCGGATATCCGCGTCGGCAGTGAAGTCAATTTCACCTTTACGCTGAATGAACAAGGCGCGCAGATCCGCCAGATCCAGCCGGCAAAGGCTAATAATTCCAATAAAAACATGGATATCCATGGGAGCCACTTATGA